In Treponema sp. J25, a single window of DNA contains:
- the mgtE gene encoding magnesium transporter, giving the protein MVEELILPDIKALLEEGATDEVAQFLSDRYPSEVAEILSNFTKEEVYEILNRMDPQVRADVFCELPQSLQAELASQLDKNELAKLVVRLSPDDRVDLLKALPEEQFEEVLPILAQREREDIRKLASYREGTAGSIMTTDYIALPGDLSVRQALERIRLEGSAKESIYSIFVVDAHRHLLGVIALADLILANPNKKLEEIMDDQVVSVQADADREEAVYKFSKYDLVALPVVDPQGVLVGIITHDDALDVIEQERTEDMERFMAIAGKHEDTAYLHTPIWSHFRHRVVWLVILAALGLISGAILQSFEATLTNLVILAFYMPMLADTGGNTGSQSATVVVRALALKEIEPRDTLKVLWKECRVGLLLALVLGVLAFVRVYFMSNPSQIPPGLDVVRIGLAIGLALGIQVVSATVIGALLPLLAAAVKLDPALVASPALTTIVDITGLFIYFSTAKFILGI; this is encoded by the coding sequence ATGGTAGAAGAACTCATTTTACCCGATATCAAGGCCTTACTTGAAGAAGGGGCTACCGATGAGGTGGCCCAGTTTTTGAGTGACCGCTACCCCTCTGAGGTGGCAGAAATCCTTTCGAATTTTACCAAAGAGGAAGTATACGAAATCCTCAACAGGATGGATCCCCAGGTCCGGGCGGATGTGTTTTGCGAACTTCCCCAATCCTTGCAGGCAGAACTGGCTTCCCAGCTTGATAAAAACGAGCTTGCCAAGCTCGTCGTTCGCCTTTCCCCGGACGACCGGGTAGACCTTCTGAAGGCCCTGCCGGAAGAACAGTTCGAAGAGGTCCTTCCTATTCTCGCCCAACGGGAACGGGAAGATATCCGGAAACTCGCTTCCTACCGGGAAGGAACCGCCGGGTCTATCATGACCACCGATTATATCGCCCTGCCGGGGGATCTTTCGGTACGCCAGGCCCTGGAACGAATTCGGCTTGAAGGTTCGGCCAAAGAATCTATTTATTCCATTTTTGTGGTCGACGCCCACCGGCATCTCCTGGGGGTCATTGCCCTTGCCGACCTTATCCTTGCCAATCCCAATAAAAAACTTGAAGAAATCATGGATGACCAGGTGGTCAGCGTACAGGCCGATGCAGACCGGGAAGAGGCGGTATACAAGTTTTCCAAATATGACCTCGTGGCCCTGCCGGTGGTGGACCCCCAGGGTGTGCTGGTGGGTATTATCACCCACGACGATGCCCTGGACGTTATCGAGCAGGAACGAACCGAAGACATGGAACGGTTCATGGCCATCGCGGGGAAACACGAAGATACGGCCTACCTTCACACCCCCATCTGGTCCCACTTCAGGCACCGGGTAGTCTGGCTTGTTATCCTCGCCGCCCTGGGGCTCATTTCAGGGGCCATCCTCCAATCCTTCGAAGCAACCCTTACCAACCTGGTGATCCTGGCCTTTTACATGCCCATGCTTGCCGATACGGGGGGAAACACCGGGAGCCAGAGTGCGACGGTGGTGGTCCGGGCCCTGGCCCTTAAAGAAATAGAGCCCCGGGATACCCTGAAGGTGCTCTGGAAAGAATGCCGCGTGGGCTTGCTCTTAGCCCTGGTGTTAGGGGTTCTAGCCTTTGTCCGGGTATATTTCATGTCTAATCCCAGCCAGATACCACCGGGACTCGACGTGGTTCGCATCGGCCTTGCCATAGGGCTTGCCCTGGGCATTCAGGTAGTAAGCGCCACCGTTATTGGGGCTCTCCTGCCGCTCCTTGCGGCAGCGGTAAAGCTCGATCCCGCCCTGGTGGCAAGTCCGGCCCTGACTACCATCGTGGATATCACGGGACTTTTCATCTATTTCAGCACGGCTAAATTTATCTTGGGTATTTAA
- the nifJ gene encoding pyruvate:ferredoxin (flavodoxin) oxidoreductase: MSDKKMVMIDGNTAAAHIAHACSEVIAIYPITPSSPMGELSDEFSAQGRKNLWGTVPQVVEMQSEAGAAGAVHGALTTGALSTTFTASQGLLLMIPNMYKIAGELTPTVFHIAARAIAAQGLSIFGDHQDVMACRQTGFAMLASNNVQEVMDLALIAHASTLESRVPFLHFFDGFRTSHEVQKVEELSYEVMKQLISDELVAAHRQRGLNPEHPAIRGTSQNPDVYFTGRETVNKYYKAVPAIVQKYMDQFAKITGRQYKVYQYYGASDAERVIVIMGSGAEPVEEIVDYLNKKGEKVGVLKVHLFRPFDSALFVAALPATVKAIAVMDRTKEPGSLGEPLYEDVRTAIGEVMGSGKSQFKVYPKIVGGRYGLGSAEFTPAMAKAIFDNLKKEEPKNHFTVGIYDDVAFTSLEWDEHFDLEEEGVFEALFYGLGSDGTVGANKNSIKIIGDATDNNAQGYFVYDSKKAGTVTVSHLRFGKKPIKKPYLVSKADFIACHKFSFIEKVEMLSRAKKGATFLLASPYPADQVWDHLPQEVQKQIIDKELKFYVIDAISLAEKAGMGGRINVIMQTAFFKISGVLPEAEAVELIKQAIKKTYGKKGEEIVKKNIATIDMALEGVHQVNYPKQVTSKSHMLPPVPETAPKFVKEVLGEIIANRGDKLPVSKLPDDGTYPTGTTKYEKRNIAEKIPVWDPETCIQCGNCTMVCPHAVIRMKAYEPKYLVGAPATFKSTDAKGKEFEGMKFTLQVAPEDCTGCGACVNICPAKNKNNPELKAINLEPQIPLRETEAKNWDFFLKIPNTDSKLLNLNVPKGIGMKQPLFEFSGACAGCGETPYIKLMSQLFGDRLLIANATGCSSIYGGNLPTTPYTTRDDGRGPVWSNSLFEDAAEFGFGMRLTSDKLAEHAREVAEEAKQAGIQTALLDKILSNPQSSDEEIETQRKYVEELKAALAKETKPLAKNLLSLADHFIKRSVWIIGGDGWAYDIGYGGLDHVIASGRNVNILVLDTEVYSNTGGQMSKATPVGAIAKFAAAGKETTKKDLGAMAMSYGYVYVARVAMGANIAQTIKAFREAESYDGPSIIIAYSHCINHGIDMMKGMDQQKAAVTSGVWPLYRYDPRLKEQGKNPFQLDSKEPSTPVEDFMYKEVRFKALKAADPARADLLLAKAKAQIERTWKEYKYLADRPF; encoded by the coding sequence ATGTCTGATAAAAAGATGGTCATGATTGACGGAAATACAGCGGCGGCCCACATAGCCCACGCCTGTAGTGAAGTAATCGCCATATATCCGATTACCCCGTCGAGTCCCATGGGAGAACTCTCCGACGAGTTTTCTGCCCAGGGAAGGAAGAACCTGTGGGGCACGGTTCCCCAGGTTGTAGAAATGCAGTCTGAGGCCGGCGCCGCCGGCGCGGTACACGGCGCTCTTACCACTGGAGCCCTCTCTACTACCTTTACGGCAAGCCAGGGGCTCCTCTTGATGATTCCCAACATGTACAAGATTGCGGGAGAGCTGACCCCCACGGTGTTCCACATTGCGGCCCGGGCCATTGCAGCCCAGGGGCTTTCAATCTTCGGGGATCACCAGGACGTGATGGCCTGCCGGCAGACCGGCTTTGCCATGCTGGCTTCCAACAATGTCCAGGAAGTTATGGATTTGGCCCTGATTGCCCATGCATCTACCCTGGAATCCCGGGTTCCCTTCCTGCACTTCTTTGATGGTTTCCGGACATCCCACGAGGTGCAAAAGGTAGAAGAGCTCTCGTACGAGGTGATGAAGCAGCTTATCTCCGATGAGCTTGTGGCGGCCCACCGACAGCGGGGACTTAATCCGGAGCATCCGGCTATTCGGGGTACCAGCCAGAACCCGGACGTGTATTTTACCGGGCGAGAAACGGTAAACAAATACTACAAAGCCGTTCCTGCCATTGTCCAGAAATACATGGACCAGTTTGCCAAGATTACCGGTCGGCAGTATAAGGTGTACCAATACTATGGTGCATCCGACGCAGAGCGGGTTATCGTTATTATGGGCTCCGGGGCTGAACCGGTAGAAGAAATCGTTGACTACCTCAATAAGAAGGGAGAGAAGGTCGGTGTCCTTAAGGTACACCTCTTCCGCCCCTTCGATAGCGCCCTGTTCGTAGCGGCCCTTCCGGCCACCGTAAAGGCCATCGCCGTTATGGACCGCACCAAGGAACCGGGCTCCCTCGGAGAACCCCTCTACGAAGATGTCCGCACCGCCATCGGCGAAGTTATGGGAAGTGGTAAGAGCCAATTCAAGGTGTACCCCAAAATCGTAGGCGGGCGGTATGGGCTTGGTTCGGCAGAATTTACCCCTGCCATGGCCAAGGCTATTTTCGACAACCTGAAAAAAGAGGAGCCCAAGAACCACTTTACCGTCGGTATTTACGACGATGTGGCCTTTACATCCCTTGAATGGGACGAACATTTTGATCTTGAAGAAGAAGGGGTGTTTGAGGCCCTCTTCTACGGGCTTGGTTCCGATGGAACCGTAGGGGCTAACAAGAACTCCATTAAGATTATTGGAGATGCCACCGACAACAACGCCCAGGGGTACTTTGTATACGACTCCAAGAAGGCAGGAACCGTGACGGTGTCCCACCTGCGCTTCGGTAAAAAGCCCATTAAGAAGCCCTACCTGGTATCCAAGGCAGACTTTATTGCCTGCCACAAGTTCAGCTTTATCGAAAAGGTAGAAATGCTTTCCCGGGCAAAGAAGGGAGCCACATTCCTCCTTGCAAGCCCCTACCCGGCTGACCAGGTGTGGGATCACCTTCCCCAGGAAGTGCAGAAACAAATCATCGATAAGGAACTTAAGTTCTATGTGATTGATGCTATTTCCCTCGCCGAAAAGGCCGGTATGGGAGGCCGCATCAACGTTATCATGCAGACCGCCTTCTTTAAGATTTCCGGCGTACTTCCTGAAGCAGAGGCGGTAGAACTCATCAAGCAGGCTATTAAGAAAACCTACGGGAAGAAGGGCGAAGAAATCGTTAAGAAGAACATCGCCACCATCGACATGGCCCTGGAAGGGGTACATCAGGTGAACTATCCCAAGCAGGTAACGAGCAAGTCCCACATGTTACCGCCCGTTCCTGAAACGGCACCGAAGTTCGTCAAGGAAGTCCTGGGCGAAATTATCGCCAACCGGGGTGACAAGCTTCCCGTATCTAAGTTACCCGACGATGGAACCTATCCGACGGGAACCACCAAATACGAAAAACGGAATATCGCCGAAAAAATTCCCGTCTGGGATCCCGAAACCTGTATCCAGTGCGGCAACTGTACCATGGTATGTCCCCATGCGGTTATCCGCATGAAGGCCTATGAACCCAAATACCTGGTGGGCGCTCCCGCAACCTTCAAGTCCACCGACGCCAAGGGGAAAGAATTCGAAGGCATGAAATTCACCCTGCAGGTTGCCCCGGAGGATTGTACCGGCTGTGGGGCCTGTGTGAATATCTGTCCTGCAAAGAACAAGAACAATCCGGAACTTAAGGCGATTAACCTGGAGCCCCAGATACCTCTGCGAGAAACAGAGGCTAAGAACTGGGACTTCTTCTTGAAGATCCCCAACACGGACAGCAAACTCCTTAACCTGAACGTACCCAAAGGGATTGGGATGAAGCAGCCCCTCTTTGAATTCTCGGGCGCTTGCGCAGGCTGTGGGGAAACACCCTATATCAAACTCATGTCTCAGCTCTTTGGGGATCGCCTGCTCATCGCCAATGCTACCGGCTGTTCGTCCATCTATGGAGGGAACCTGCCAACCACTCCCTATACGACCCGAGACGATGGGCGGGGTCCGGTATGGTCCAACAGCCTCTTTGAGGATGCGGCCGAATTTGGTTTTGGTATGCGCCTTACCAGCGACAAACTGGCAGAGCACGCCCGGGAAGTGGCAGAAGAAGCCAAACAGGCGGGTATTCAGACTGCCCTGCTCGATAAGATTCTTTCTAACCCCCAATCCAGCGACGAAGAAATTGAAACCCAGCGAAAATATGTGGAAGAACTGAAGGCGGCCCTGGCAAAAGAAACCAAACCGCTGGCCAAAAATCTCCTGTCCCTGGCGGACCACTTTATTAAGCGGTCCGTGTGGATCATCGGTGGGGACGGATGGGCCTATGATATCGGGTACGGCGGACTGGACCATGTGATTGCTTCGGGTCGAAACGTGAATATTCTGGTCCTGGATACGGAGGTATACTCCAACACCGGTGGTCAGATGTCCAAGGCAACCCCGGTCGGGGCGATCGCGAAGTTTGCCGCCGCCGGTAAGGAAACCACCAAGAAGGACCTGGGCGCCATGGCCATGAGTTATGGCTACGTCTACGTGGCCCGGGTTGCCATGGGAGCCAACATTGCCCAGACCATCAAGGCCTTCCGGGAAGCGGAAAGCTACGATGGACCTTCCATCATCATCGCCTACTCCCACTGTATCAACCACGGTATCGACATGATGAAGGGGATGGATCAGCAGAAGGCGGCCGTCACCAGCGGTGTATGGCCCCTGTATCGCTATGATCCTCGACTTAAGGAACAGGGAAAGAATCCCTTCCAGCTTGACTCTAAGGAGCCCAGCACGCCCGTGGAGGACTTCATGTATAAGGAAGTTCGCTTTAAGGCCCTTAAGGCGGCGGATCCCGCCCGGGCAGACCTGCTTCTGGCTAAGGCAAAGGCCCAGATTGAACGGACCTGGAAGGAATACAAGTACCTGGCGGATCGGCCCTTCTAA
- a CDS encoding peptidoglycan endopeptidase, with translation MSGLGSMVPFSQTEPPQSFGAFPLPSARNEVFFKEDDKAALRNLETFSRAYHQWGNGIEGAIEEAYRSCFRTYVVQGRFFTLPLPFAENDERSELAPTLLKIQGGGKNSPAAIWQEIDKLIVSDDFNRYLTILQDRREKVIIFDLATRRWTWTEDLYEIARMKARSYKGLPHRPYVLVHGEAVTLPDIYNYIYCIGRVGIDCSGFVWYILTTVARQAGINLTEIVRRSFRSLRITDPTLYIGTSFFDSKNPEIEAVPDRIGNLAPGDIILFRGTNGQAAHSAIIQSINIEKGQIRYLQSTDEAPLEERGIHESYIYFPPNQKDLSLKDPSLVWTQKRYAPFPGEFSSPFSDDGQRYRAYPEFGGGRVVRFKVFGKVKKILEKKGP, from the coding sequence ATGTCGGGACTGGGGAGCATGGTTCCGTTTTCCCAAACAGAACCGCCCCAGTCCTTTGGGGCATTCCCTTTGCCTTCAGCGAGGAATGAAGTCTTTTTTAAAGAGGATGATAAGGCAGCCCTTCGTAACTTAGAAACCTTTAGTCGGGCCTATCACCAATGGGGGAACGGAATTGAAGGGGCTATCGAAGAGGCCTACCGATCCTGTTTTAGAACCTATGTGGTTCAGGGGCGCTTCTTTACCCTTCCCCTCCCCTTTGCAGAAAATGACGAGCGCTCAGAGCTAGCCCCAACGCTCCTTAAAATCCAGGGAGGAGGGAAAAACTCCCCCGCCGCCATATGGCAAGAAATCGACAAACTCATTGTTTCGGATGATTTTAATCGATATCTTACTATCCTCCAGGACAGGCGGGAAAAGGTCATTATCTTTGACCTGGCCACCCGTCGCTGGACCTGGACAGAGGACCTCTACGAGATAGCCCGGATGAAGGCCCGCTCCTACAAGGGGCTTCCCCATCGTCCCTATGTGTTAGTCCATGGCGAAGCAGTTACCCTTCCGGACATCTATAACTATATCTATTGCATCGGCAGGGTGGGCATCGATTGTTCTGGTTTTGTCTGGTACATTTTAACCACCGTGGCCCGGCAGGCAGGGATAAATCTTACGGAAATAGTTCGCCGGTCTTTCCGGTCCCTCCGCATCACCGATCCTACCCTGTACATTGGCACCTCCTTTTTCGATTCTAAGAATCCAGAAATAGAAGCAGTCCCCGACAGGATCGGGAATTTAGCCCCCGGCGATATCATCCTCTTTCGGGGAACCAACGGCCAGGCGGCCCATTCTGCAATAATTCAATCCATCAATATCGAAAAAGGTCAGATTCGCTACCTTCAGAGCACTGACGAGGCCCCCTTAGAAGAACGGGGGATCCATGAATCGTATATTTACTTTCCTCCGAACCAAAAGGACCTTTCATTAAAAGACCCCTCCCTGGTGTGGACCCAGAAACGATACGCCCCCTTCCCCGGAGAATTTTCTTCCCCCTTTTCCGACGATGGACAGCGATACCGGGCCTACCCGGAATTTGGGGGAGGCCGGGTAGTACGATTCAAAGTATTTGGGAAAGTAAAAAAAATCCTCGAAAAGAAAGGGCCCTAA
- a CDS encoding 4Fe-4S double cluster binding domain-containing protein produces the protein MVQSSIDLKQLRAYLLERARQSGFVAVRLLEQSRYAHLPEVLEYVEGAPTLLLVALPYGNRLASPFPPPPGWKVLALQEPPLVGLPGSEERDRSEEKPLASGEGLVEEKALPERRETPGTLKRPIAPQAVPGYIAPFAVRNYYGELVHRLKLLAADLRSRWGGTKGDFRIFCNSHLPERELCLRSGLGWQGRHGLLITPQAGSLVVLGGMGLPWPLAGDTPFPGVLEGDFPACRRCMKRYPPESLPCVAACPTAALTADGTLRRERCIQWYASGHAAPPPDIQAVWGHRLYGCTNCQDACPYNQRYIPGVPTNRGALPAVMDVQRVLSLEEGELASYLRGTTLGMRWLGAAVLKQNAARILTWHERFFCGE, from the coding sequence ATGGTCCAGTCGTCAATAGACTTGAAACAGCTACGGGCATATCTCCTGGAAAGGGCCCGACAATCGGGCTTTGTGGCGGTTCGTCTCCTGGAGCAATCCCGGTATGCCCATCTCCCGGAGGTGCTGGAGTATGTGGAGGGGGCTCCGACGCTGCTCCTTGTGGCGCTTCCCTATGGAAATAGGCTTGCCTCCCCTTTTCCGCCCCCTCCCGGCTGGAAGGTTCTTGCTCTGCAGGAGCCCCCTCTGGTGGGTCTGCCGGGATCAGAGGAAAGGGATAGATCCGAAGAAAAGCCCCTTGCCTCAGGTGAGGGGCTTGTGGAGGAAAAAGCCCTTCCGGAAAGAAGGGAGACTCCAGGGACTTTGAAAAGGCCGATAGCCCCTCAAGCAGTGCCCGGCTACATTGCCCCCTTTGCCGTGAGAAACTACTATGGGGAATTGGTGCATCGGCTTAAGCTTCTGGCGGCGGATCTGCGTTCCCGTTGGGGAGGAACAAAGGGGGATTTTCGCATTTTTTGTAATTCCCACCTTCCGGAACGGGAGCTCTGTCTCCGTTCCGGCCTTGGGTGGCAGGGGCGCCATGGGCTTCTGATTACACCCCAGGCGGGTTCGCTGGTAGTGCTTGGGGGAATGGGGCTTCCCTGGCCTTTAGCGGGTGATACGCCTTTCCCCGGTGTCCTCGAGGGGGATTTCCCCGCCTGTCGCCGCTGTATGAAGCGATATCCTCCCGAATCCCTCCCCTGTGTGGCCGCCTGCCCTACCGCCGCCCTTACGGCAGACGGGACCTTACGGCGGGAGCGGTGTATCCAGTGGTATGCCTCGGGACACGCCGCTCCACCCCCTGATATCCAGGCGGTATGGGGGCATCGGTTGTATGGGTGTACGAATTGCCAGGACGCCTGTCCATACAATCAGCGGTACATCCCCGGTGTCCCCACAAACCGGGGGGCCCTTCCTGCGGTCATGGACGTGCAAAGGGTACTTTCCCTGGAAGAAGGCGAACTTGCCTCCTATCTTCGGGGGACCACCCTGGGGATGCGGTGGCTTGGGGCAGCGGTTCTTAAGCAGAACGCTGCCCGGATTCTTACCTGGCATGAAAGATTTTTTTGTGGAGAATAG
- a CDS encoding DUF5312 family protein, producing MALGFIERILSFLTASGDPEVEKKRLLKQIARDLSKHKYRFYKVKGEEAQPLFAKFFYDVYKLVSPAQVFLQNADKSNELKKIVIEHFLDDKGRELQNRLTEEAIIERAKTIPLKNLSQQVNEDLTSFIASFDGEKSLAIEDCYNAILLFVQLVKFDYFFLLKKFDANLAERNFSYKPRFEAIRAEYVVDDIKDFIEVMYPLDQVKEWTKVFEILKTYKGVEVIGASQWQKLLSLFSDIKRTGILELMVRHIEKNPTWQAQLRVPHEAILDPHIQKIKTQVDVTIQRIIQQRRTSKIEELATAIFGTPSISRLKNYTDKANVVFSKKMLGGFIYVQALNYLKAFLLDVFKKDIRELCDLLLVRGQWVSNVLSQQLSESYHELMEVSNRLVTFDDNLADEGDMGTRLRIAMAKADRDKEQIKYVRTLLKGINDEALKLITTAAQDCIVIGKNLKSALEDYQKTPHDLIINWKELEGASEHPIDQRITEVYKKIYYFVQLMQFFVKPE from the coding sequence ATGGCATTAGGGTTTATTGAAAGGATACTTTCTTTCCTTACCGCATCCGGCGATCCGGAGGTAGAAAAAAAAAGGCTCCTCAAACAGATAGCCAGGGATCTATCTAAGCATAAATATAGGTTTTATAAGGTAAAAGGAGAAGAGGCCCAGCCTCTGTTTGCAAAATTTTTTTACGACGTGTATAAGCTTGTTTCGCCCGCCCAGGTCTTCTTACAAAATGCGGATAAATCAAACGAGCTTAAGAAAATAGTCATCGAACATTTCCTTGATGATAAGGGCCGGGAATTACAAAATCGCCTTACCGAAGAAGCTATTATAGAGCGGGCAAAGACCATCCCCCTTAAAAATCTTTCCCAACAGGTCAACGAAGATCTCACTTCTTTTATCGCTTCCTTTGATGGAGAAAAGAGCCTTGCCATCGAGGATTGTTATAACGCGATTCTCCTCTTTGTGCAGCTTGTAAAGTTTGATTATTTTTTCCTCCTGAAAAAGTTTGATGCCAACCTAGCGGAACGAAATTTCTCTTATAAACCCCGTTTTGAAGCAATCCGGGCAGAGTATGTGGTAGACGACATCAAGGATTTTATCGAAGTGATGTATCCCCTTGATCAGGTAAAAGAGTGGACAAAGGTCTTTGAGATACTAAAGACCTACAAAGGGGTAGAAGTTATCGGAGCTTCCCAGTGGCAAAAACTCCTTTCCCTGTTTTCTGACATTAAACGAACTGGTATCCTGGAATTGATGGTACGCCACATAGAAAAGAATCCTACCTGGCAGGCCCAACTGCGAGTCCCCCATGAAGCAATCCTGGACCCCCACATCCAAAAAATAAAAACCCAGGTAGATGTTACCATTCAGCGGATTATCCAGCAGCGGCGGACTTCAAAAATCGAAGAACTTGCCACAGCCATCTTTGGGACCCCCTCCATTTCCCGTCTTAAGAACTATACCGATAAGGCGAACGTGGTCTTTTCTAAAAAGATGCTGGGGGGCTTTATTTATGTGCAGGCCCTGAATTATCTTAAGGCCTTTCTTCTTGATGTCTTTAAAAAGGATATTCGGGAACTCTGCGATCTCCTTTTGGTCCGGGGCCAATGGGTAAGTAACGTGTTATCTCAGCAACTTTCAGAGTCGTATCACGAGCTTATGGAAGTTTCGAACCGGCTTGTTACCTTCGATGACAACCTGGCCGACGAGGGAGATATGGGAACCCGGCTTCGCATCGCCATGGCCAAGGCCGACCGAGATAAGGAACAGATAAAATACGTTCGGACCCTTCTTAAGGGCATAAATGACGAGGCCCTTAAGCTGATTACCACCGCCGCCCAGGACTGTATTGTCATCGGGAAAAACCTGAAATCCGCCCTAGAGGATTATCAAAAAACACCCCACGATCTTATCATTAACTGGAAAGAGCTCGAGGGAGCCTCAGAACATCCCATTGACCAGCGAATCACCGAAGTCTACAAGAAGATCTACTATTTTGTGCAACTCATGCAATTCTTTGTAAAACCTGAATAA
- a CDS encoding DUF4398 domain-containing protein: MKRRVSIVKPAILIVCVLAAWACTQPPTAEMQKATEAVTKAQQDPLVPVYAPESLQRATDLLAQMNEAAAAKKYDTARKLALDAQAAAEQAISDAKTRQEQAKNEANQAIEALKKAFPEAETALAAARKARNPRINIEKLSQDLQKARDSLKTAESSYASGQYKAAYEAAIAGRNTLSKIVETISSAAQVSSKKK, encoded by the coding sequence ATGAAAAGAAGAGTATCAATTGTAAAGCCCGCCATTCTGATTGTCTGCGTCCTTGCAGCATGGGCCTGCACGCAGCCGCCCACAGCGGAAATGCAAAAAGCCACCGAAGCGGTGACAAAGGCCCAACAGGATCCCCTGGTACCGGTATATGCTCCTGAATCTCTGCAGCGGGCAACGGACCTTCTTGCCCAGATGAATGAGGCCGCGGCGGCAAAGAAATATGATACCGCCAGGAAACTGGCCCTGGATGCCCAGGCCGCCGCTGAACAGGCCATAAGCGACGCTAAAACAAGGCAAGAGCAGGCCAAAAACGAAGCGAATCAGGCTATCGAAGCCCTAAAAAAGGCCTTTCCAGAAGCAGAAACAGCCCTGGCGGCAGCCCGGAAGGCCCGAAATCCTCGCATCAACATTGAAAAACTAAGCCAGGATCTCCAGAAAGCCCGGGATTCTCTTAAAACCGCCGAATCCAGTTATGCGTCAGGGCAGTACAAGGCAGCCTATGAGGCGGCCATTGCAGGCAGAAACACCCTGAGTAAAATAGTGGAAACCATCAGCAGTGCCGCGCAGGTAAGCAGCAAGAAAAAGTAA